A window of Chlorobium phaeobacteroides DSM 266 genomic DNA:
AAAACCATATAAGGCAGCGGAAGAATCGGGATGGCCGGAAGTCGTTTTGAAAACAGTTCCGGCCTGATATACATAACCAGAGGAGATGCGATTATTCTGCTGTCAGGAATAATTCTCATGGTACCCGCCTTGAACCAGTAGTGCGGCTCAGGATCGTCGCAGGTAGTGAACGTACCATTCTTGATAATCATCTCTCCATTAGCAAGCCTTGTGACGTTCTCGCCGCTGAAAATCAGTTCGCGGGTATTCGATGTAACATTTGAGGTCTGCCCTTTGCGCGTCTTGAAATTGTAGGAGAGTGTTTCGGAATTGAAGCTTCCCTGCTTGTCGGAAAAAACAGCGGGATCAACAAGTTGCTTTAAAGAATCGGTCGTTCCGAAAGCATCAAGAGAAGAGGTCGCGAAATTGACGATAATTTCAGGTGCCTTGACTGTCGTATCCTCCTGGTCGATACGCGCCCGACCTGAAAGCGTCATGGTCTTCTGCTCGATATTGTAGATCACCGAATCTTTTGCAGCAAACACAACCGTACTCTGAAGACCTTCCGGGCCGCTTTTCATTCCTGCTGCTTCCGCTGAGGGAACGGAGTGATTGCCGACCGGACCAACGGGACGCTCCTCAGCTCCGAGAGTACGTATCGATGGGACATTGCCGATATGTAACAGAACGCAAAAAAGCGCCAGTAGAGAGATTTTTCGTTTTGAAAACTTCACGCCGTTTTGCTCCGCTCCAGTATGATAATGTTCTCGTGCACAGGTAACCGATAAAAGTTAAAATATATTATTATTTTATTGCTGTATGACGATGATTTTCTGCGGGTATAAACTTCCAGAAAGAAAAGCAAAACAACTGCTCGATTACCTTCTACTCATTTTTTTATTATTTCATGGTGCCGTTTCACTATTCAGTTCCTGATTCAAAAGGGCATTTCGGTAAATTCGGCGGGAAATTTATCCCGGAAACCCTTATAAAAAACGCAGCCGATCTTGAGCTCGAATACAGCCGGGCAAAGAATGACCCGGTTTTTCAGACAAGGCTTGCAACGCTGCTGCGTGACTATGTCGGAAGACCTACCCCGCTCTACCTTGCCGAAAGATTGAGCGGAATGCTCCAGGGAGCGCGCATCTACCTGAAACGTGAAGACCTCTGTCACACAGGCGCACACAAAATCAATAATGCGCTCGGGCAGGTGCTGCTCGCTGAAAGAATGGGCAAAAAACGGGTTATCGCCGAAACCGGAGCCGGCCAGCACGGCGTAGCCACCGCTACGGTCTGCGCCCTGTTCGGCATCTCATGCGTTGTCTACATGGGCGAAGAAGATATCCGCCGCCAGTCGCCGAATGTTGCTCGAATGAAACTGCTCGGCGCTGAAGTCAGACCTGTCGGTTCAGGCTCGAAAACACTGAAAGACGCAACAAGCGAAGCGATACGGGACTGGATGAACAACCCTGAAGATACCTTTTACATTATCGGCTCCGTTGTGGGTATGCACCCTTATCCCATGATAGTAAGGGATTTTCAGTCGGTCATCGGCCGCGAAACCAGAACGCAGGTTCTCGAACAGGCAGGAAAGCTCCCCGATGTCATCACAGCCTGCGTCGGTGGAGGAAGCAATGCCATAGGAATCTTTCATGAATTTCTTCCGGACGTTCCCGGCGTTGAACTGGTTGGCGTTGAAGCAGCCGGAGAAGGACTTCAGGGACGTCATGCCGCATCACTCACCATGGGTAAAACCGGCGTACTGCACGGCGCCATGACAAAACTGCTGCAGGATGAAGACGGCCAGATCCTTGAAGCGCACTCCATTTCAGCCGGACTCGATTATCCGGGAGTAGGACCTGAACACTGCTATCTGCAACGAAAAGGTCTGGTCAGCTATACATCGACTACAGACAAAGAAGCACTTGAGGCGCTTAAAACACTCGCAGCAACCGAGGGAATCATCTGCGCGCTTGAATCAGCCCATGCCGTACACTATGCCATAAAAAGAGCGCCAGAGATGCCGAAAGATGCCATTCTTGTTGTAAACCTCTCCGGAAGGGGCGACAAGGATATGGAAACAATAATGCAGAGTATCCCTCTCTGATACAACAACTTGTCTCTTTTGTGCAACCATAAAAAAAATCTTTCAAGAGGGTTGCACAAAATCGAAATATCTTTATATTTATGGCTCATTAACGCGGGAATAGCTCAGTTGGTAGAGCACAACCTTGCCAAGGTTGGGGTCGCGAGTTCGAGTCTCGTTTCCCGCTCAGCAACATCAAAAAGCCTCTGATCGAACAGTCAGAGGCTTTTTTGTTTTTCCCGATATATCAAGGCGCGATTCCGAACCCGAAAAAAAATCGTTCAATCCATTTAAATCTGTGGAAATGCATCGGATTTTTTTATTATTAGTCACGATTTCAGCGACCCGGTATCGTTCAAACCAATATCAGCATTACGGCTGAACAGTTTATTCGCTGAGTTCGTTTTTTTTCGGAGAGGTGCGAGAGTGGTTGAATCGGGCGGTCTCGAAAACCGCTGTGCGCGCAAGTGTACCGTGGGTTCGAATCCCACCCTCTCCGCCAAACGACAGTTCATACCAGTCTCATATAGTCCGAAGAGCCCTGATTTTACAGGACTTTCCTTGTTTTATGGCCTACCCTTGTTTCTATCTGTTTTGTGAAGTACAGGGGTTTTGGGGGTATTTTTAGGGGTATGATACCACCAAAAAGTCACTGAAAATCCTTAAGACACTTCAGCCTGTGACGACAGCACGAGAAAAAAAACCGCAGGGATAATCGCCTTTTCCGTTACATCCCCGCCCTCTTTCTCCATTCGAATTCTTTCCCCTTTGACGCAGCAAGAAAGCCCTGTTTTATAAGTGTCCTTAATTTTTTTGGACTCTCTTTATTACTGCAACACTTTGCACGCATGATTCAGAATCTGATTGACCGCTGATGCCGATATGCCATGCAGACAGGCTGCTCCAGCATATGACATCCCCAAGTCCGCAACCTACTCTTCTGCAAACTGCTTCGGCTGCCTGCCTGCACGGCCTGTTTATGGTTATGCTGATTGCCTGCGCCCTCAGCAGCTTTCATGCACTCCATGTTTTATACAAACGTCTCGTCAGTCTTGCCATCACGTTTCTTTTTGTGCAAAGACAGGAAAGATATCGTTACTTACCTTATTTACTTCCAACTTCCCGACTCTCTGAAAAGTGGTAAATTATTACGGAAAGCTTTAAACTATATTTTTTGATTTCACCGGTTGGGCACCTGCCCCCTCATCCAACTCAGAACACGCTTAAAAGCAGAAAATTACATGCCCTTGTTAAACAAAGTCTTCGGGAAAAAATCATCGTCAGAGCCACTTATCAAGATAGGCTCTCAATATGGCGGTGGCATTGTCTTTTATGTTGATCATACCGGACAGCATGGGTTGATTGCCGCCAAATCTGACATGGAGGGCTCCTCACCGGGCATAGCCGCCATGAAAGGGTTATCTGAAGGTTTGTTTAACTGGCCCGATG
This region includes:
- the trpB gene encoding tryptophan synthase subunit beta; the protein is MVPFHYSVPDSKGHFGKFGGKFIPETLIKNAADLELEYSRAKNDPVFQTRLATLLRDYVGRPTPLYLAERLSGMLQGARIYLKREDLCHTGAHKINNALGQVLLAERMGKKRVIAETGAGQHGVATATVCALFGISCVVYMGEEDIRRQSPNVARMKLLGAEVRPVGSGSKTLKDATSEAIRDWMNNPEDTFYIIGSVVGMHPYPMIVRDFQSVIGRETRTQVLEQAGKLPDVITACVGGGSNAIGIFHEFLPDVPGVELVGVEAAGEGLQGRHAASLTMGKTGVLHGAMTKLLQDEDGQILEAHSISAGLDYPGVGPEHCYLQRKGLVSYTSTTDKEALEALKTLAATEGIICALESAHAVHYAIKRAPEMPKDAILVVNLSGRGDKDMETIMQSIPL